A window from Solanum stenotomum isolate F172 chromosome 5, ASM1918654v1, whole genome shotgun sequence encodes these proteins:
- the LOC125865412 gene encoding corytuberine synthase-like: MEYYTLPASILIFIPLLFLIVKQLIPKSGNLPPGPRPWPVLGNILQMGKNPHISLAKFAEIHGPLISVKLGTQLVVVASSPHSAAEILKTQDRLLSARSPPSVVPYELSVIDQHSIVFSSDLSNHWKFMRAFCRTHLFSPKAVESQAALREKKVSEMIDFLRSKKGETVKISEILFGTILNTLGNLFFSKDLVCDLDYERNTSEIKRVFRKFIELGAMPNISDFYPLVEALDLQGLGKQTEIYQSRLINIWSEIVKEKRQAISRHSSDFLDICKFLMIMKYFGVVVLDFVLFFVRFIEVKEYNHGYFMLQAND, translated from the exons ATGGAGTATTATACGCTGCCAGCATCCATTCTTATCTTCATTCCATTATTGTTTCTCATCGTTAAACAACTCATACCAAAATCTGGAAATCTTCCTCCAGGTCCTCGACCATGGCCTGTGTTAGGAAATATTCTCCAAATGGGAAAAAACCCCCATATTTCACTGGCAAAATTTGCCGAAATTCATGGGCCATTGATTTCTGTCAAGCTGGGAACTCAACTGGTTGTGGTAGCTTCATCCCCTCATTCTGCAGCTGAAATCCTTAAGACTCAAGATCGTCTTCTCTCAGCCCGGTCTCCGCCCAGTGTTGTTCCATATGAACTCTCTGTTATTGATCAACACTCAATTGTCTTTTCTAGTGATTTGAGCAATCACTGGAAGTTCATGCGGGCATTTTGTCGAACACATTTGTTCTCACCCAAAGCGGTAGAGTCACAGGCTGCTCTGAGGGAGAAAAAAGTGTCGGAAATGATAGATTTTCTTAGGTCTAAGAAAGGGGAAACTGTGAAGATTTCTGAAATTCTGTTTGGTACCATTTTAAACACGTTAGGGaaccttttcttttcaaaagatttagTATGTGAtttggattatgaaagaaacaccAGTGAGATCAAACGtgtttttagaaaatttatagaATTGGGAGCTATGCCAAATATATCAGATTTCTATCCTTTAGTTGAGGCTCTGGATCTGCAGGGATTGGGAAAGCAGACGGAAATATATCAGAGTCGATTGATCAACATCTGGAGTGAAATTGTCAAGGAAAAAAGGCAGGCAATTAGCCGTCACAGCTCGGATTTTTTGGAT ATATGCAAattcttgatgattatgaaGTATTTTGGAGTGGTTGTActtgattttgttttgttttttgttagATTTATTGAGGTTAAGGAGTACAATCACGGATATTTCATGCTTCAAGCCAATGACTGA